Proteins from a single region of Fischerella sp. PCC 9605:
- a CDS encoding transposase → MTSSWLHGQRTKLQKQESYICRRQEKNRNEKRHSNFWIGLYGFNWIVACHFGQAWVEELVGFIRNKQAYYQRGLRAMKLIQQAL, encoded by the coding sequence ATGACTAGTTCTTGGTTACATGGGCAAAGAACTAAACTTCAAAAACAAGAATCATATATTTGTCGCCGACAAGAAAAAAATAGGAATGAGAAGCGTCACAGTAATTTTTGGATAGGTTTATATGGTTTCAATTGGATAGTTGCTTGCCATTTTGGTCAAGCATGGGTCGAGGAACTGGTCGGTTTCATTCGCAATAAGCAGGCATATTATCAGCGAGGTTTAAGAGCTATGAAGCTTATACAGCAAGCACTTTAA
- a CDS encoding IS4 family transposase, whose amino-acid sequence MLVWLLQNQKQVRIERLAATLPLPIQQNSRRRHIQRFLTLNALSVVLLWFPIIEAIINQHFKLGSQLTIAMDRTQWKENNVLMVSVIYQKRAWPIYWCLLDKDGSSNLTEQQKVLRPVIRLLKKYKLVIIGDREFHSVELAQWLHKQNKSFVFRQKKDTTFCEKGQKFHSLSSIEIYPGVRQFYPNVKFTQKRGFGRFNLAVYWKRKYRGKQDKEAWYLLTNLPDLNTALKIYAQRFGIEAMFRDCKTGGYNLESSQANHDRLVRLIFWRCFGYD is encoded by the coding sequence ATGTTGGTGTGGTTACTACAAAATCAGAAACAAGTGAGGATAGAAAGGCTGGCAGCAACACTACCATTACCCATACAACAAAATAGTCGTAGACGGCATATACAAAGGTTTTTAACACTGAATGCCTTGAGTGTAGTATTGTTGTGGTTTCCTATCATTGAAGCAATAATTAACCAACATTTTAAACTGGGGTCACAATTAACCATTGCGATGGATAGAACACAGTGGAAAGAAAATAATGTGTTAATGGTGAGTGTGATTTACCAAAAAAGAGCTTGGCCGATATATTGGTGCTTGTTAGATAAAGATGGTAGTAGTAACCTCACTGAACAACAAAAAGTATTACGCCCAGTCATTCGTTTATTAAAAAAGTACAAATTAGTCATTATTGGGGATAGAGAATTTCACAGCGTAGAACTGGCACAGTGGCTCCACAAGCAGAACAAGAGTTTTGTATTCCGTCAAAAAAAGGACACGACTTTTTGTGAGAAAGGGCAAAAATTTCACTCTTTAAGTAGCATTGAGATTTATCCTGGTGTCCGTCAGTTTTACCCCAATGTTAAGTTTACTCAAAAACGAGGTTTCGGTCGCTTTAACTTAGCAGTCTACTGGAAAAGGAAGTACAGGGGGAAACAAGACAAAGAAGCTTGGTATTTATTAACTAATTTGCCTGATTTAAATACTGCTCTTAAAATATATGCTCAACGTTTTGGGATTGAAGCGATGTTCCGTGATTGTAAAACAGGTGGTTACAATCTGGAAAGTTCTCAAGCCAATCATGATAGACTTGTACGTTTGATTTTCTGGCGTTGCTTTGGCTATGACTAG
- a CDS encoding AAA family ATPase, which yields MKVSSIVIKNFKRFDHLEVCFKNQTLNSLSNRFLVVGDNGTGKTTLLQAIALPLALATRQIQRVTDFDWLGFLPGRYQRWGSPHIELEVLFSPEEIEATRTLARRWAQAQPERPFVEPGSSHRVQLILDGESCRAGGDAEYFQFSGRYYARKLLDTDPSVRSEFSKLPGIFWFDQFRNLGSNPLPEESGAVVGRVGTVGSNSGRVSFEVGVARLRKYLNGWKFAQLTHSYPVDYLTQLENLYTNIFPGRSFAGVEPMPGVDSPTPEDYYFLINDGHRTYDLVEMSAGEQSVFPILYEFIRQQIAYSVVLIDEIDLNLHPPAAQLLVRQLPKLSSTCQFIFTTHSEAVSDVIGEDDTYRLPGGSLCL from the coding sequence ATGAAAGTCTCCTCTATCGTCATAAAAAACTTCAAGCGGTTCGATCACCTTGAAGTCTGCTTCAAAAACCAAACCCTAAACTCACTCAGCAATAGATTTTTGGTAGTAGGAGATAATGGTACAGGCAAGACCACTTTACTGCAAGCGATCGCACTTCCCTTAGCACTGGCAACCAGGCAAATTCAAAGAGTTACCGATTTTGACTGGTTGGGGTTTCTCCCCGGTCGCTACCAACGCTGGGGTTCACCGCACATCGAATTAGAAGTATTATTTTCTCCTGAAGAAATTGAAGCTACCCGTACACTAGCAAGAAGATGGGCACAGGCACAGCCAGAACGCCCATTTGTCGAACCAGGATCGAGCCACCGCGTCCAACTAATTCTCGATGGTGAAAGCTGTCGTGCTGGAGGTGATGCAGAATACTTTCAGTTTTCTGGGCGCTACTATGCCAGAAAATTGTTAGATACAGACCCATCCGTTCGTTCTGAGTTCTCTAAGCTACCTGGCATTTTCTGGTTTGACCAGTTCCGCAACCTGGGTTCCAACCCACTTCCTGAAGAAAGTGGTGCTGTTGTTGGGCGAGTGGGTACAGTCGGGTCAAACAGCGGTCGAGTATCCTTTGAAGTAGGTGTAGCTCGCCTGCGTAAGTACTTAAACGGTTGGAAATTTGCCCAGCTTACCCATAGCTATCCTGTTGATTACTTAACTCAACTGGAGAACCTTTACACCAATATTTTTCCCGGACGCTCCTTTGCTGGTGTAGAACCAATGCCCGGAGTTGATTCACCCACACCAGAAGACTACTACTTTTTAATTAACGATGGCCACCGCACCTACGACCTTGTAGAAATGTCAGCTGGAGAACAATCGGTATTTCCCATTCTCTACGAGTTTATACGACAACAGATTGCTTACTCAGTGGTGCTGATTGACGAAATAGACCTCAATCTTCACCCTCCAGCCGCACAGTTACTGGTGCGCCAACTTCCTAAACTCAGTTCCACTTGTCAGTTTATTTTTACCACCCACTCCGAGGCTGTAAGTGATGTAATCGGTGAGGACGATACTTATCGTTTGCCTGGGGGGTCGCTGTGCCTGTAA
- the vapC gene encoding type II toxin-antitoxin system tRNA(fMet)-specific endonuclease VapC yields the protein MTYLLDSNVCIRLINNSSPAVTNRLASQQPEDILNSTITQLELYYGAYRSAQQERNLEILQRFFNQFTITSLDPEAARIAGRIRAELASSGTPIGPYDLQIAAIAMANNLILVTHNTKEFSRVNGLQIEDWEEES from the coding sequence TTGACTTATCTGCTCGATTCAAATGTCTGTATCCGCTTAATAAATAATAGTAGTCCTGCGGTAACAAATCGACTGGCATCCCAACAACCAGAAGATATTTTAAATTCTACGATCACCCAATTAGAACTGTACTATGGTGCTTACCGTAGCGCTCAACAGGAGAGAAATTTAGAAATATTGCAACGTTTTTTTAATCAGTTTACTATTACATCTTTAGACCCAGAAGCCGCAAGGATAGCAGGGAGAATTCGGGCTGAGTTAGCTTCTAGTGGTACGCCAATTGGCCCTTATGATTTGCAGATTGCTGCTATTGCAATGGCAAATAATTTGATATTGGTCACGCATAATACGAAAGAATTTAGCCGAGTGAATGGGTTGCAGATAGAGGATTGGGAGGAAGAAAGTTGA
- a CDS encoding RNA recognition motif domain-containing protein — MSIYVGNLSYQVIEDDIRGVFGEYGTVKRVVLPNDRETGRLRGFAFVDMDSDAQEAAAIEALDGAEWMGRDLKVNKAKPREDRGSSGSDRGGYSGGGRGRY, encoded by the coding sequence ATGTCAATTTATGTAGGTAATCTCTCTTACCAAGTAATAGAAGATGATATTAGAGGTGTTTTTGGCGAATATGGTACTGTCAAGCGGGTTGTGCTACCAAATGACCGTGAAACAGGTCGTCTGCGCGGCTTTGCTTTTGTGGACATGGATTCAGATGCACAAGAAGCAGCTGCCATTGAAGCTCTAGATGGTGCTGAGTGGATGGGTCGTGACCTGAAAGTGAATAAAGCTAAACCCAGAGAAGACAGAGGTTCGTCTGGGAGTGATCGGGGAGGTTACTCAGGCGGTGGACGCGGGCGCTACTAA